The genome window ttaatagataacctaaaaaatatattatgtgTCCGCCTATGTGTTGGTTCGCCGTTCTTTgcttttgtgtgtatatatcattattaatttattattattattatataacaAAGAAGTTATTTACTTcctttcaaaacaaaaagaagttatttactttatttatttGTCTCTTATGAGATGGCCTTTGTATTAATAGTCTCATCGGATCCAAAACGAATGAGAGCGCGGGAGCCCAAAGCAAATCCTTTCCAAAAATTGCAACCATGGTCTCCCTCTCTTACCCCAATCTATTGAAAAGACTCGGATTCGCAACTTCTCCATTGATTTCAGTGAAGGAGCCCCCTCATTCAGACGCTGCAAGAGAGGTGGAGGTTGGCGGCGTTGACGCCTAGCGCCTGCCGTTTCCGTCGGACCCCTTCCTTCGTCGTTTTCAAAGCCTCTCCGAAGGACACCCCTGCTCTTCGCGCTGGTGCGTACTGTGACTTATTGAATTTGCTCTGTAGTCCTTTTGATTTGCATTACACTGTAGCTGCTTATAGtgcttgaattttgattatataGATTGATTTTTATCTATTATTGATTAGTATTCGTGTGATTTGAATATGAGGTATGTTTCGTGGATTGGAGAAGATGGCAGATAGCTTAGCCTGAGTGGGGAGAGACGAGAGAGAACTGGGGGAGGGCATAATGCTAGCAGGAAAATCATGTAGTACATGAGTATCCGATTGTTTTAGGCTTATGGTTTCATTGTTTGCAAGCCCGAAACTAACTGCTCAAAACCTTGTACTGTAAGGCTTGTTTATATTCAGTGCAAATAAATAAGCTCCAACAAAATTAAGTTTCTTGTAATAATTGAACTGAGAATGGATCATGGAGGCTTTGTAATATACCCAATGAGAATGGTTCTCTTTTAACGGTAAATTAATATGGGCATGCAGGTTTGCTCTGAATGTACTGTCAGTGTTATTAGCATACTCCCCAGTCCTCTTAAGGAAAACTTGGGGGCCTCCACCCGTTGCTTCTGATTTTTATCACTGCATTTCCTGCAACATAAAGTCATCATTGATTCTACCTCATCTAAAGTCATACTATCAATCACTATTGTTCTGGCCCTTCATCACCTCTGGGATGACTAAAGGCTAAAGCTAAAACTGTGGTATTCTATTCCACCAAGGCCACTACCATTGGCAACAGAGTTGAAGCCATGGTCTCAAGTACCAAGTGCAACTTTAATGCTTCCTCAAAGGCAAGTGTCAGCAATTTAAGTTAACTCTTGGCTAAGTCATAATATTAGTTAACTGTCAACCAAGTGCCTCTCCAGTTCAAGAAAGGTGCATTCATATCTGATGGTATCTGATGCTTTTTTTCAGTACTTGAAATCTTTCACGCTGATATAGATGGAAGGTTGTAAATGCTAATGATACTTGAAATTTAGTTCCTTGCAGGGAATGTTCAGTCCTATCAGTTTGTCCTCCCACAAACTTGGAAACAGGCACATGTGGTGAACATACTATCACAGAATTATTGCTAATCAAAGATTGCAGAGCCTTGGGTGGGGGATGAAGTTTGAAGACGAAAACCAGGGAAAAGTGCATGTGGTGGTGTGTCCTTTGATACGCCTGACCAACAAACCAAATGCATCATTGAAAGCCCTGAAAAGTCGATTGTGTCTCTTGGCCCTTTTGTCACTGGAAACTCATATGATCCAGATGAGCTCTTGGAAAAGTCTATTGAGAAACTTGGTGATCAGACGGTATGATCCTATTTCACATGGATATGTTTCCCCTGCTGTGTTATATtgttttttccccattttttttccatctttcTTGTGGCGTAAGAAATTGAATCCGGTGTTTTATTTAGTAATAGAACAGAATTTGTTTTATTTCCTTTAGTTAGAAAAAGGTGAGGATTTTCCCGCccgccgggggggggggggtgtagTGGGAGGGCTGAGGATCTGCATTGCTTGTGGTCTGCAGACATATTGGATTGCTGGGAAATCTTTTTACCAGATTGCTTAGTGTGTGTTAAGTTATCGTGCAGGTTACATCTGTATTAATGTCTATTTTCAGGGTCATCCTGATTCTATTTCCTATGGAACGGTTGGCTGAAACCAGTATCCTAGGAATGAGCAATACATCTTTTATTATGCCACAAGTTGCTTTTGGTATGTTTTGATCTAAAGTTCTTCCTTTAATTTACATATTTGGTTGttttttattaagaaaaaattaaattttctttccattaaaaaaatgtaaagatTAAGTGAttgatttcaattttatgtCATCATAAGCAATGGTGGATTTGTCTCAAGCGTAGTTTTTATCAAAGAAGGGGGTTCTATTCTTTCTTTTAATGTGAGGTCTAAATTTGCACTAAATTTGCAATATCAGCTAAACATTCGGTAGAATATCATCATCCTGAACTGAAAAGTTGCTTGTAGAACAGACCATTTAATTGATTCCTAAATTTTTAGTTACATTCAGTACCCCAGTGCGTAATGATTGTGTGAAATCAAAATTTGTTGCAGAACCTATTTGAAATATTGGAAAGTTACATTTATGTTTGAATTCAATGCAATATACAAATGAGGGAAAAGAACTACATTCACTCAATATTGTATTCAAGATTTATAAGGTTATGCagtttgttttgtttctgtCTCAGAAAAAAACCAACCTGGAAATACTCCTTTGCTGCCACTGCCATCCTATATTTATATTACTGCTTCTTGATCACTGTCACCCATTAATCACCATTGCTTTCTGAATCCAATTTAAAAAGGGATAATCTTACATGTTTGGGGGAGCTGTCAAGGAAAACTCTCATACATGTAGCCCTTGATTAATTTGAAGACTGGACTATATATTGTTGTGGAGTGGGatgcaaacaacaaaaaaataaatgcaaAATGAAACCAAGTGGATAGTGAAAATTTACTACTGTCATATTGCACCACTGGTTCATTATAAGGAACAAAAAACTGGCACAATTCACCACTGTCACATTACACCATTGGTTCAAGTGTTAAATGTTCAAAAATGTTGATAGCTTGTGTTATACACAGAGAGTGCTTGAAAAAACAAGATTTCTAATTCCATATAATGAATGAATACGATCCTTTAGAGTTTTTACGttatatctatggagagggaaaaggagaagagagaggtACTTTTATGTCTTTTAAGTTGTTTCTTTGTTAAGGAAATGCTGGATTCGTTTGAACTTTAAAGTGTAGTTTTTCATCAGAGAAGAAGGTTCTATTAGTTTCTTCTATATGTGTCAAAGTAGCAGAACTGCTCATCTGGATATTTCCAATGCTGGATCGTTAAGTAAATCGTAATAAATCTAATGCGTCAAATTCAGGTAGTACAGCCTTGTTTAGGCCTTTATTTTAGCAATCTATATAGTCTTTCTCTTGGAACCTTGTTTTGTGGTTTTAACTTATCTACTTACGTAGGCTTTAATTCACCTCTTATTTCATTCTATCAAGGAAGTCATTACCGCAATTTGGCAAACTCAACTTTCCATGTCAAGATTAGTATATTACTTATTGAAGCTCATAAAAATTACTGGGTTTGTAAGCGAATTTAGCATATTACTCTCTTACCTCTGTTTGAGGCCTTGCTTCTTTGCAGGTATGAAAGTCAAATTTACTTAGATtctgaaattttgttttcactCACTATTGATTCTGTTAGAAACATGGTTactccaaaatccaaatccagtgAAAATGATTGACCCCATTCTCTTGTGGTTATCTTTTTCATAGCTTATATTCCTTTTCTGTTAGAGATGTCCACACAATTCTGCCTCTTATTGTGAACCACAACATCTCTGAATAAACCAAAAATCTTATGTATGCTCTTACATCACCACATGGGAGGATGAGCTTGAGTTATCAGGGTTATAAATTGtgtgatgtatttttttttccttctaaactCAAAGTTGATGATATGGCCTCCCACTTGCAACTTCATTTCATCTTGTTTCCTCTACTAGCCCAAGGACACATGATCCCCATGATAGATATTGCTCGATTGCTGGCGAAGCGTGGTGTCATTGTCACCATAGTCACCACACCGCGAAATGCAGCACGTTTTACAGCAGTCATTGCGCGTGCCAGAGAATCTGGCCTCCAAATCAAGTTAGAACAAGTTCACTTTCCATTTGAAGCTGCAGGATTACCAGAAGGGTGTGAGAATTTGGACATGCTTCCTTCAAATGAGATGGCCTCCAGTTTCATGATTGCACTTTCCTTGCTTCATTTGCCTGCCGAAAAATTGCTCCAAGAGCTGACACCTAGGCCAAGCTGCATAATCTCTGACATGTATTTTCCTTGGACAGCCAATCTAGCAACCAAGTTCCACATTCCAAGAATTTCTTTCAATGGGTTCTCTTCCTTTTGTATATTGTGCTTGCACAACATACGCAATTCTAACGTTCTTGACAGCATAGGTTCTGAATCTGAATGCTTTGTCGTGCCTGGCTTGCAGGAACATGTTGAATTTACGAAAGCTCAGGTGAGAATGATCACTTGTCCAAATAACCTAGAATCTCAAAAGTATCTTGATAAAATACTAGCTGCTGAAAAGGTTACCTATGGGATGATTATTAATACATTTGAAGAGTTGGAGCCAGCATATGTCAAAGAGTACAAGAAGGTTAGAGCagacaaagcttggtctattggtccaGTTTCCCTATACAACAAAGACACTTTGGATAAGATTCAGAGAGGAAACAAGGCTTCAATTGATGAACATGAATGCTTGAGGTGGCTAGACTTGCAGCAACCAGGATCTGTAATTTATGCTTGCCTTGGAAGCCTTAGTAACCTAACGCCTTCACAAATGATAGAGCTTGGATTAGGCTTAGAGGCATCGAGAAAACCATTTATTTGGGTTTTAAGGGCAGGAGATCAATCAAAAGCCTTGGAGAAGTGGATTTTAGAGTATGGATTTGCTGAAAGAATTAGAGAAAGAGGTCTCTTGATTAGAGGTTGGGCTCCCCAAGTCTTAATATTGTCACACCAAGCAATTGGAGGATTCTTAACGCATTGTGGATGGAATTCAACACTCGAGGCAATAACTATGGGGGTGCCAATGGTCACATGGCCTCTTTTTGGTGACCAATTTATCAATGAAAAGTTAGTTGTGCGAGTGCTAAAGATTGGTGTTAGTGTTGGTGTAGAGGTCCCCATGCAAtggggagaagaagaaaaagtgggGGTGCTAGTGAAGAAAGAAGATGTTAACAATGCAATAAACAGGTTAATGGACGAAGATGAAGAGGGTgatggaagaagaaggagagcaAGAGAGCTTAGGGAGATGGCAAAGAGATCGATAGAAGAAGGTGGTTCTTCTCATCACAATTTGACAATGCTTATCGAAGCTATCATGTTACAAGTTTGAGGCAAGGCGTCAGTTCAAGATAACAGAGAAAAAGGTTTTGTCCTTTAATTTTAAATGTGAAGTTAATGTTTGCCTTATTTAttagaaaatcaaagaaattccTTTTCCCCAAGCTTTTTGTCATTTCGGGCTTGTGTATTTTGCATTGATTTTTGAAGTATTGTGACCAACATTACGCTTTTACGTTTTACAGTGTCTACTGATTGTTCTTGTCAATTACTCTAGTAGACTGCTCTACTGGCTGCTTCCTTGAtggatatttttgaattttattctcttcCCTTTCAAGGTAAAACATCAATCTAGTAGCAAAAAAGTTAGATTGATGGGAGAGAAAAATAACTATCATTATTCTCACAGAACTAGCATCTTCCACCCTCTTTTAACTACAGCATGAGATCCATTGATGCCAGAATATAAAAACCAATAACATAAATACTTCCTTAACCAATTTACTGGACTTGTTTCTCTTTTGAATCTTTTTTAGCTCATTAAGGTCCATCTCTTTGAATCTTCTAAGCATTATGCATATAAAATCTTATCTTGATTCTGCTTTATGTTGAAAAGAAGGGGAAGAGGAGAGATTTCTGCCAGATAAAGTAAATCAAGCATTTTAGTTTCCTTTTTGATGATACATCCGCGTTAGTTTCTCAATTCAAGTGAttcttttatgtttgttttgctgGAATTAGTTAAGCTACCTTAGTGCTTGTGACCTCTGGAAGGATTGTGTGAGTATAAAATTCTGGAATAATTGCTCTCTTATGTCTGATGCACTGTTTGCATTCTCATTATTGATAAACTCCAAAACCATTGGGAGTGATTGATCACCTTTTATTGTGGTCCATATTGGTTTTGCAGTTTTCCTCTTATAACCAAGTACAGCCTTCAGGAGATAGGTCCAGACAACTCTGCCTCTTACTGTGAACCACACTTTCTTTCTGCATAAACCAAAAACTTTGAAATCTACTCTTTGGAATCCATATGGACCTTCAAGTTCAGCAACTTCATTTTGTCTTATTTCCCAGCCCCAGGCCACATGATAGACATTGCTAGACGGTTAGCAAAGCGTGGCATGGTTGTTACCACTCCACTAAATGCAGCCCATTCTGCACCAGTTCTTGTTCGTGCTGGAGAATCTGGGCTCCAAATCGAGAAGAACTCAACTTTCCCTCTAGAGAAGTAGGATTGTCAAAAGTGTGTGATTTATAGACAAGCTGTTTTCAAATGGCGTTGCTTCCAAGTCCTTCACTGCACTTGGCATGCTGCAACAGCCTGCCAATAAATTGATTGAAGAGTTAACCCCCCATCCAAGTTGCATGATTTCTGATACGTTCATGCCCTGGACAGCTCATATCGCGACCAAGTTCCATGATTTCTGATACTTTAACGTGTGTTGTAGAATATTGTCAATATGCAGAAAGGATTTGGGATCCCATAGAAATACATTGTAACTAATTTACTggagttgtttttcttttgaatccTTTTTAGCTTAATTAAGTTTATCTCCTTGGGTCATATAAGCATTAGGTTTGTCTTGGATTGTTCTTGGACATGTTTCTATCGGCTTGTaaatctagtttttttttttttaaattatatgttACATCAGCTTTAGTTTCTTTATTCGTATGGTTTTGTGTTTATCTACTGAGATTATGGTCAATCACATCATCTTTGGCATCATTCTTTTGTGGGCTCTACTTAGAGCACTATAAGAAGCAGCTTTCAATACATTGGACATATTTTTTACAGTAGATTCCGGGCACCCCTTATCGTGAACCccactttttttgttttgttttgtttcgtTTCGTTTCTACAGTGACCATACCTAGGGCATGGAACTTTTTGGTAATGTATATTGTCCTCAAGTGGGATCAGAAAGAGACCACGCAATCTTGTTGGATCAATTTCTTTCGGTTTCAgtttcagtgtttttttttccctagaaTATTATGTGCAAGTTCTTTTGCGTCTGTAATATGAGAAATGGAAAGTTTCTTCAAGatggaaaataaagaaatttttgGTTCATTATTTTGCAGACTACCTTAGTTGTTGATATATAGTCGAATGTATCTAAATCCTGTGACTCAAGTATTTCATCTGCCTAAGTTTCATCTTGCTTGGCTTATAAATCAAGTATTTTAGGTTTCTTTGTGATGTTATCCTGTGACTCAAGTATTTCATCTTGCTTGGCTTGTGCATCAAGTATTTTAGGTTTCTTTGTGATGTTTCTCTGCTCAAGTGAATGAGTGATTCTTTTATGTTTACCTTGTAGTCAAATATCTAAAGTTGGCTTGGTGCCAGACATATGGAATGAGTTTAAATGAGGAGTTGGGGGCTCCGTAATTCAGACTCTAAAATTttagagtttacaatttgaatccaatagtTTTGGAGGTGTGCCACAtcatatcacatttttgtttttgtcattttaaaaATTTGACCGACTTTTTCTCAACCATTAGATACGAATTGTAGACTGTTAGATTATAGGGAATTGTGGCGCCCTCAAATCCCGTAAATGAGCCCAGTCGAGAGGTGTTTGTATTCTTTTGTAGAGATTCTTAAGAAGGTTGAGCCAAGCTAGAGCTCTAACTAATCAAGCTTCTCATGTGTTGAGCTCGGGTTGTTCAAAAATGAAATCGATCAGCTCGTTAGTAAAACCGTATCAAACTTGTTTATGCGATTGTTCACAGAGTCTTTATTGAAAAACCTCTACCCAACAAGTTCACGAGAGTGTTCTCGATGCTCTTTTGCACGCTTGCTTGAGTTTAATTTATATTACTAACTGATTTCCTTAGTTTTCAAGTTTGAAGACTAAACCCCTTtaacaaatcaatttttttttttcaagttccTTATGTTAGTTGTCTAACAAAGTAGACATATATAATATGCACGTGTTTCAGGTTTTGACATTGCTAATAgaccatattattttttataatttgacaCTCAGACTCcttaaataaatatgaaaatgaGTGAGCCAACATATGTGATTTAGgagaaattttgatttattcggGGCTTGACTATCAAATTTATAAAACTAGAGGGCTGAATTCACAAAAGTGATAAAAATTCAGGGGTTTTAAAAGTACAAGTTTTATGATTTGAaatgacataaaaaaataaataaataaacaactcCTATGAACAAAATTCTTAATAATGGGTGAAATGGAGGATAAGCAAGATGTGCGCAGGCTTaaccctacataatatgtggaaat of Tripterygium wilfordii isolate XIE 37 chromosome 13, ASM1340144v1, whole genome shotgun sequence contains these proteins:
- the LOC120013207 gene encoding UDP-glycosyltransferase 73C6-like isoform X1, with the translated sequence MYALTSPHGRMSLSYQGYKLCDVFFFPSKLKVDDMASHLQLHFILFPLLAQGHMIPMIDIARLLAKRGVIVTIVTTPRNAARFTAVIARARESGLQIKLEQVHFPFEAAGLPEGCENLDMLPSNEMASSFMIALSLLHLPAEKLLQELTPRPSCIISDMYFPWTANLATKFHIPRISFNGFSSFCILCLHNIRNSNVLDSIGSESECFVVPGLQEHVEFTKAQVRMITCPNNLESQKYLDKILAAEKVTYGMIINTFEELEPAYVKEYKKVRADKAWSIGPVSLYNKDTLDKIQRGNKASIDEHECLRWLDLQQPGSVIYACLGSLSNLTPSQMIELGLGLEASRKPFIWVLRAGDQSKALEKWILEYGFAERIRERGLLIRGWAPQVLILSHQAIGGFLTHCGWNSTLEAITMGVPMVTWPLFGDQFINEKLVVRVLKIGVSVGVEVPMQWGEEEKVGVLVKKEDVNNAINRLMDEDEEGDGRRRRARELREMAKRSIEEGGSSHHNLTMLIEAIMLQV
- the LOC120013207 gene encoding UDP-glycosyltransferase 73C4-like isoform X2: MITCPNNLESQKYLDKILAAEKVTYGMIINTFEELEPAYVKEYKKVRADKAWSIGPVSLYNKDTLDKIQRGNKASIDEHECLRWLDLQQPGSVIYACLGSLSNLTPSQMIELGLGLEASRKPFIWVLRAGDQSKALEKWILEYGFAERIRERGLLIRGWAPQVLILSHQAIGGFLTHCGWNSTLEAITMGVPMVTWPLFGDQFINEKLVVRVLKIGVSVGVEVPMQWGEEEKVGVLVKKEDVNNAINRLMDEDEEGDGRRRRARELREMAKRSIEEGGSSHHNLTMLIEAIMLQV